A stretch of Amycolatopsis balhimycina FH 1894 DNA encodes these proteins:
- a CDS encoding site-specific integrase: MVGAQRCGEVLKLRLDCIGRYHGLPMLWHDQTKVGNYNEAIRIPEVLYARLDKRRTKSLRLFENNNGYQPSPEQREAMALFPTKARNRDGARSVSYTFFNGHFKLWVIGLALGSAVPHQARHTLATNLLRAGASLAHIRRYLGQVSDRMAEHYTKVAHSDLEDVLNAVWVAGPGSTNPGELLAGASKPLKREEALALALDLSRRSTPADGGFCTFQPVVNGAACPWKLDCENCDKFVLSGADLLYWRRKQEQWRSIAERAPDDATANYLHQVFEPTARAIEGLEKALASLGLLDEALALDLRRPQDYFHRIWSTNFRANDLADLDCTDPIEDEQA, from the coding sequence CTGGTCGGGGCTCAGCGCTGCGGCGAAGTACTCAAGCTGCGCCTGGACTGCATCGGCCGCTACCACGGCCTGCCGATGCTCTGGCACGACCAGACCAAGGTCGGCAACTACAACGAGGCGATCCGCATCCCGGAAGTCCTCTACGCCCGGCTCGACAAACGACGGACCAAGTCGTTGCGCTTGTTCGAAAACAACAACGGCTACCAGCCGAGCCCTGAGCAGCGAGAGGCGATGGCACTGTTCCCGACCAAGGCCCGCAACAGGGACGGGGCTCGGTCGGTCTCCTACACGTTCTTCAACGGCCATTTCAAGCTCTGGGTGATCGGGCTGGCACTCGGATCCGCCGTCCCGCACCAGGCCCGGCATACGCTGGCGACGAACCTCCTGCGCGCCGGCGCCAGCCTCGCCCACATCCGCCGATACCTGGGCCAGGTCAGCGACCGCATGGCCGAGCATTACACCAAGGTCGCCCACTCCGACCTCGAAGACGTGCTGAACGCCGTCTGGGTCGCCGGGCCCGGCTCCACAAACCCCGGCGAACTCCTTGCCGGTGCTTCCAAGCCCCTGAAACGCGAGGAAGCGCTCGCGCTCGCCCTGGACCTCTCCCGCCGCAGCACCCCGGCCGACGGCGGCTTCTGCACCTTCCAGCCCGTCGTCAACGGGGCCGCCTGCCCCTGGAAACTCGACTGCGAAAACTGCGACAAGTTCGTCCTCTCCGGCGCAGACCTGCTCTACTGGCGCCGCAAACAGGAGCAATGGCGCTCGATCGCCGAACGAGCGCCCGACGACGCCACCGCGAACTATCTGCACCAGGTCTTCGAGCCGACCGCCCGCGCGATCGAGGGCCTGGAGAAGGCGCTGGCCAGTCTCGGGCTCCTCGACGAGGCCCTCGCCCTTGACCTGCGCCGGCCGCAGGACTACTTCCACCGCATCTGGAGCACCAACTTCCGCGCCAACGACCTGGCCGACCTCGACTGCACCGATCCGATCGAGGACGAACAGGCATGA
- a CDS encoding IS3 family transposase, protein MTGLGGEYRAVTGDHAEIAATVTGTNGTVFVKAADTDFGVRNYTSFRFSQCLQDNGIRPSMGSIGDSYDNALMENFWSTLKIELVYRTSWRTRDEAENAIFEYIDAWYNTRRIQKELGYLSPDEFETTWHACTEPDNLTPAPTGGR, encoded by the coding sequence GTGACGGGTCTCGGGGGTGAGTACCGCGCCGTGACTGGTGACCACGCGGAGATAGCTGCAACCGTCACCGGGACGAATGGCACGGTGTTCGTCAAGGCGGCCGACACCGATTTCGGTGTCCGGAACTATACGAGCTTCCGCTTCTCGCAATGCTTGCAAGACAACGGAATCCGGCCGTCCATGGGGTCGATTGGCGATTCCTACGACAACGCGTTGATGGAGAACTTCTGGTCCACGCTGAAGATCGAGCTGGTCTACCGCACGAGCTGGCGGACCCGCGACGAAGCCGAGAACGCGATCTTCGAATACATCGACGCTTGGTACAACACCCGCCGCATCCAGAAAGAACTCGGCTACCTCAGCCCGGACGAATTCGAGACCACCTGGCACGCCTGCACCGAGCCAGATAACCTCACCCCTGCTCCGACCGGAGGCAGGTAA
- a CDS encoding oxidoreductase has translation MATTRQVALVTGASSGIGKAAALALVAAGFTVVGTSRDTSRVAPSGGVTFLDLDVTSTESVTTVVQQVIEQSGRIDVLVNNAGLGAAGAAEESSLAQDQRLFDVNVFGLIRMTKAVLPRMRAQGGGRIINISSVLGFLPAPYMASYAASKHAIEGYSESLDHEVREHDVRVLLVQPAYTNTEFEANSLRADSPLPVYAQQRHIFDDMMAAAIKDGDDPAIVAKAVVSAATDPKPKLRYTAGPTAGRVSTLRRIIPARSFDKQIRKLNRLAG, from the coding sequence ATGGCAACAACTCGGCAGGTAGCGCTCGTGACGGGCGCCTCCTCGGGCATCGGCAAGGCGGCCGCGCTCGCGCTCGTGGCGGCGGGCTTCACCGTGGTCGGCACGAGCCGAGACACCTCTCGGGTCGCCCCGAGCGGCGGCGTGACGTTCCTCGACCTCGACGTGACCAGCACCGAGTCAGTCACCACCGTGGTCCAACAGGTGATCGAGCAGTCCGGACGAATCGACGTCCTGGTCAACAACGCCGGTCTCGGCGCAGCGGGAGCCGCCGAGGAAAGTTCCCTGGCTCAGGACCAGAGGCTGTTCGACGTCAACGTCTTCGGACTCATCCGCATGACCAAGGCCGTCCTGCCACGCATGCGGGCGCAGGGAGGAGGCCGCATCATCAATATCTCCTCCGTGCTCGGGTTCCTCCCCGCTCCTTACATGGCCAGCTACGCCGCGTCCAAGCACGCGATCGAGGGCTACTCCGAGTCCCTGGACCACGAGGTCCGCGAGCACGACGTCCGGGTCCTGCTCGTCCAGCCCGCCTACACCAACACCGAGTTCGAGGCGAACAGCCTGCGGGCCGACAGCCCTCTGCCGGTCTACGCGCAGCAACGGCACATCTTCGACGACATGATGGCGGCGGCGATCAAAGACGGTGACGATCCCGCCATCGTGGCCAAGGCAGTCGTCTCGGCCGCCACCGACCCGAAACCGAAGCTGCGCTACACCGCCGGCCCGACCGCCGGACGCGTGAGCACACTACGCCGCATCATTCCCGCCCGGAGCTTCGACAAGCAGATCCGCAAACTCAACCGGCTGGCCGGCTGA
- a CDS encoding TetR/AcrR family transcriptional regulator → MVRYAKEHKQVTRQRIIEKAGHRFKADGIDGSGVATLMSDAGLTNGAFYAHFASKDDLVATVVAEELRMQLAPFDTLRPGRPGLEDLLHAYLSVEHRDNPSLGCPSAALLDEIGRCGEATKQAYADGVKSIVEEIAARLEPADPQSARGKAIGLFTMMVGTLQLSRALSDRKFSDEVLEHGIENGLTFMS, encoded by the coding sequence GTGGTGCGCTACGCCAAGGAGCACAAGCAGGTGACGCGGCAGCGGATCATCGAGAAGGCCGGGCATCGGTTCAAAGCCGACGGCATCGATGGCTCGGGCGTTGCCACGCTGATGTCGGATGCCGGGCTGACCAACGGAGCCTTTTACGCCCACTTCGCCTCCAAGGACGACCTTGTCGCCACCGTTGTCGCGGAGGAACTGCGTATGCAACTAGCGCCGTTCGACACTCTGCGGCCCGGCCGCCCGGGACTCGAGGATCTCCTTCACGCCTATCTGTCGGTCGAGCACCGGGACAACCCCAGCCTTGGATGCCCCTCCGCCGCTCTCCTCGACGAGATCGGCCGCTGCGGGGAGGCGACCAAACAGGCATACGCCGACGGCGTGAAGTCCATCGTGGAGGAGATCGCCGCCCGCCTGGAACCTGCGGATCCGCAGTCCGCTCGCGGCAAGGCCATCGGGCTGTTCACCATGATGGTGGGGACGTTGCAGCTGTCCCGCGCCCTGTCCGACCGTAAGTTCTCCGATGAAGTCCTTGAGCACGGGATCGAGAACGGCCTCACCTTTATGAGCTGA
- a CDS encoding IS256 family transposase, producing the protein MTSELVSPRKSESKPARELSPEQAAAAAMVAEAKARGLALTGPGGLLKLFTKNVLETALNEEMTEHLGHEKNQADPDRESANVRNGTRPKTVISDAAGEVGINVPRDREGTFEPQIVKKRQRRLTEVDEIVLSLYAKGMTTGDISAHFAEIYGSSVSKETISRITDKVVAEMNDWASRPLDPVYVAVFIDAIHVKVRDGQVANRPVYAAIGVTVDGHKDVLGLWMGTGGEGAKFWMSVLIDLKNRGVTDVFFLVCDGLKGLPDAVTNVWPKTVVQTCIVHLIRNTFRLVSRRDWDAVKRDIKPIYTASSPDAAVAALDEFEEKWGAKHSAVIRLWRNAWDEFTPFLAYDVEIRTMICSTNAIESLNARYRRAIRARGHFPTEQAAMKCLYLVTRSLDPTGTGRARWTMRWKPVINAFAITFGDRWPGAETY; encoded by the coding sequence ATGACATCGGAGCTTGTGAGTCCACGCAAGAGTGAGTCGAAGCCGGCGCGGGAGCTGTCGCCGGAGCAGGCCGCCGCGGCGGCGATGGTGGCCGAGGCGAAGGCCCGCGGGCTGGCGTTGACCGGCCCGGGCGGGTTGCTGAAGCTGTTCACCAAGAACGTGCTGGAAACCGCGCTCAACGAGGAAATGACCGAGCACCTCGGGCACGAGAAGAACCAGGCCGACCCGGATCGCGAGTCGGCGAACGTGCGCAACGGCACCCGGCCGAAAACGGTGATCTCGGACGCCGCGGGCGAGGTTGGGATCAACGTGCCGCGAGACCGGGAGGGCACGTTCGAGCCGCAGATCGTGAAGAAGCGGCAGCGTCGACTCACCGAAGTGGATGAGATCGTGCTGTCGTTGTATGCGAAAGGGATGACGACGGGGGATATCTCGGCGCATTTCGCCGAGATCTACGGGTCCTCGGTCAGCAAGGAAACGATCTCACGGATCACCGACAAGGTCGTCGCCGAGATGAATGACTGGGCCAGCCGCCCGCTCGACCCGGTGTACGTGGCCGTGTTCATCGACGCTATCCACGTCAAGGTCCGTGATGGGCAGGTCGCCAACCGGCCCGTCTACGCCGCCATCGGCGTCACCGTGGACGGTCACAAGGACGTCCTGGGGCTGTGGATGGGCACCGGCGGCGAGGGCGCGAAGTTCTGGATGAGCGTGCTGATCGACCTGAAGAACCGCGGCGTGACCGACGTGTTCTTCCTCGTCTGCGACGGCCTCAAAGGGCTGCCCGATGCCGTAACGAACGTCTGGCCGAAAACTGTTGTGCAAACCTGCATCGTGCACTTGATCCGGAATACGTTCCGGCTTGTGTCCCGCCGGGACTGGGACGCGGTGAAACGCGACATCAAACCCATCTACACCGCATCCAGTCCGGACGCTGCGGTGGCTGCTCTCGACGAATTTGAAGAGAAATGGGGCGCGAAGCATTCAGCGGTGATTCGTTTATGGCGCAACGCTTGGGATGAGTTCACGCCGTTCCTCGCCTACGACGTCGAGATCCGGACGATGATCTGCTCCACGAACGCGATCGAATCGCTGAATGCCCGTTATCGGCGGGCGATCCGCGCGCGGGGGCATTTCCCGACTGAGCAGGCCGCGATGAAGTGCCTGTATCTTGTGACTCGCAGCCTGGACCCGACCGGGACAGGCCGCGCTCGATGGACGATGCGGTGGAAGCCAGTGATCAACGCGTTCGCCATCACCTTCGGTGACCGCTGGCCGGGAGCCGAAACCTACTGA